The Neodiprion virginianus isolate iyNeoVirg1 chromosome 5, iyNeoVirg1.1, whole genome shotgun sequence genome contains a region encoding:
- the LOC124305496 gene encoding transmembrane protein 18 has protein sequence MAAPQFIATDSIDGVWPFLQSIEWRDPWLAILLTFHVAVTTTALMTRNHANFQILLFLILLLLVYFSESINEAAATNWMVFSRQQYFDSKGLFISIVFSIPILMNCMIMIASWLYQSSQLMTRLTRAQLRERTRNRLGDGDSTNTNGKSTRQKQE, from the exons ATGGCGGCACCTCAGTTCATCGCGACGGACTCTATCGACGGCGTATGGCCCTTCCTTCAGAGC ATCGAATGGCGGGATCCGTGGCTAGCGATCCTCCTGACATTTCACGTAGCAGTAACAACGACCGCTCTGATGACCAGAAATcatgcaaattttcaaatacttcTGTTCCTCATATTGC TTCTCcttgtttatttttccgaAAGTATTAACGAGGCTGCTGCCACGAATTGGAT GGTATTCTCAAGACAACAATACTTTGACTCCAAGGGTCTTTTCATTTCCATTGTATTCTCCATTCCAATACTGATGAACTGCATGATTATGATA GCTAGTTGGTTGTATCAATCCAGCCAGTTGATGACGAGGCTAACAAGAGCTCAGCTGAGGGAGCGTACAAGAAATCGTCTTGGCGACGGTGATTCGACAAACACGAACGGTAAATCAACGCGACAGAAACAGGAGTAA
- the LOC124305491 gene encoding retinol-binding protein pinta-like isoform X1, with protein MRSLTSFIELHGLNEDRQGQGADIRHNYLDPSHPDPRIVMSIRKLPDDLNAIAKNELGEDEAKIEEHIEIITEWLKKQPHINAREDPQWIAAFLRGCKHSLEVTKQKLEAYYTIRTHLPELFADRDPKGAKINELLDLGIYLPLPATKDPTSPRIILLRGGCYDPSKYNFLDIMRVNYMVMDLMLMEDDRSLIAGQQTILDLTGSKFEHVGQFTPATVKKAVTCFQDAYPLRTKSMHFINLPPSFDMVFNIFKLFLKEKLKNRILIHSDQNTLYEHIPKEILPSDLNGNGPSIAELTAEWKQKVLDKRDWFLEDAQFCIDESKRAGKPVSGADLFGVDGSFKKLSID; from the exons ATGAGGAGTTTGACATCGTTCATCGAACTGCACGGACTGAACGAAGACCGACAGGGACAGGGTGCCGATATCAG GCATAATTATTTAGATCCGAGCCATCCAGACCCACGCATCGTAATGAGCATCAGAAAATTACCCGACGATTTGAACGCCATCGCTAAGAATGAACTCGGCGAGGATGAAGCGAAAATTGAAGAACACATCGAGATTATTACGGAATGGCTCAAAAAACAACCGCACATCAATGCTAGAGAAG ATCCGCAATGGATAGCGGCATTTTTGAGGGGCTGCAAGCACAGTCTGGAAGTAACGAAGCAGAAGCTCGAGGCTTATTACACGATAAGGACCCACCTGCCCGAATTGTTTGCCGATAGAGACCCGAAGGGGGCGAAAATCAACGAGCTCCTTGACCTAGG aatttacCTTCCGCTACCGGCGACTAAGGACCCGACTAGTCCCAGGATAATCCTGCTTCGCGGAGGATGCTACGATCCCAGCAAATACAATTTCCTCGACATAATGCGGGTCAACTACATGGTGATGGACCTGATGCTCATGGAGGATGACAG GTCATTAATCGCTGGGCAGCAGACAATCCTCGATTTGACCGGCAGCAAATTCGAACACGTCGGTCAGTTCACTCCGGCAACCGTTAAGAAGGCGGTGACTTGTTTCCAG GACGCTTACCCTCTAAGGACGAAGAGTATGCATTTTATCAACCTCCCACCAAGCTTCGACATGGTTTTTAACATCTTCAAGCTGTTTCTGAAGGAGAAGCTGAAGAACCGA ATTCTGATACACAGTGACCAGAACACCCTCTACGAGCATATCCCGAAGGAAATTTTGCCGTCTGATCTAAACGGAAACGGGCCCTCGATCGCGGAACTGACAG CTGAATGGAAGCAAAAGGTGCTGGACAAACGAGACTGGTTCCTGGAGGATGCTCAATTCTGCATCGACGAATCGAAGCGAGCTGGGAAGCCGGTTTCGGGAGCCGATCTCTTCGGGGTGGACGGCAGCTTCAAAAAGCTTAGCATCGATTAG
- the LOC124305491 gene encoding retinol-binding protein pinta-like isoform X2 has product MSIRKLPDDLNAIAKNELGEDEAKIEEHIEIITEWLKKQPHINAREDPQWIAAFLRGCKHSLEVTKQKLEAYYTIRTHLPELFADRDPKGAKINELLDLGIYLPLPATKDPTSPRIILLRGGCYDPSKYNFLDIMRVNYMVMDLMLMEDDRSLIAGQQTILDLTGSKFEHVGQFTPATVKKAVTCFQDAYPLRTKSMHFINLPPSFDMVFNIFKLFLKEKLKNRILIHSDQNTLYEHIPKEILPSDLNGNGPSIAELTAEWKQKVLDKRDWFLEDAQFCIDESKRAGKPVSGADLFGVDGSFKKLSID; this is encoded by the exons ATGAGCATCAGAAAATTACCCGACGATTTGAACGCCATCGCTAAGAATGAACTCGGCGAGGATGAAGCGAAAATTGAAGAACACATCGAGATTATTACGGAATGGCTCAAAAAACAACCGCACATCAATGCTAGAGAAG ATCCGCAATGGATAGCGGCATTTTTGAGGGGCTGCAAGCACAGTCTGGAAGTAACGAAGCAGAAGCTCGAGGCTTATTACACGATAAGGACCCACCTGCCCGAATTGTTTGCCGATAGAGACCCGAAGGGGGCGAAAATCAACGAGCTCCTTGACCTAGG aatttacCTTCCGCTACCGGCGACTAAGGACCCGACTAGTCCCAGGATAATCCTGCTTCGCGGAGGATGCTACGATCCCAGCAAATACAATTTCCTCGACATAATGCGGGTCAACTACATGGTGATGGACCTGATGCTCATGGAGGATGACAG GTCATTAATCGCTGGGCAGCAGACAATCCTCGATTTGACCGGCAGCAAATTCGAACACGTCGGTCAGTTCACTCCGGCAACCGTTAAGAAGGCGGTGACTTGTTTCCAG GACGCTTACCCTCTAAGGACGAAGAGTATGCATTTTATCAACCTCCCACCAAGCTTCGACATGGTTTTTAACATCTTCAAGCTGTTTCTGAAGGAGAAGCTGAAGAACCGA ATTCTGATACACAGTGACCAGAACACCCTCTACGAGCATATCCCGAAGGAAATTTTGCCGTCTGATCTAAACGGAAACGGGCCCTCGATCGCGGAACTGACAG CTGAATGGAAGCAAAAGGTGCTGGACAAACGAGACTGGTTCCTGGAGGATGCTCAATTCTGCATCGACGAATCGAAGCGAGCTGGGAAGCCGGTTTCGGGAGCCGATCTCTTCGGGGTGGACGGCAGCTTCAAAAAGCTTAGCATCGATTAG